A part of Nocardioides sp. WS12 genomic DNA contains:
- the rpsE gene encoding 30S ribosomal protein S5: protein MSGPQRGQRSGGDRGGRGGRDGGRGGADKSQYVERVVAINRVAKVVKGGRRFSFTALVVVGDGDGLVGVGYGKAKEVPAAIAKGVEEAKKNFFRVPRIQGTIPHPVQGEKAAGVVFLRPAAPGTGVIAGGPVRAVLECAGIHDVLSKSLGSSNQINIVHATVAALQLLEMPETVAARRGLPVEHVAPAALLKAQAEGEATAAASKAAPEAVTA from the coding sequence ATGAGCGGACCCCAGCGCGGACAGCGTTCGGGCGGCGACCGTGGCGGCCGTGGCGGTCGCGACGGCGGCCGTGGCGGCGCCGACAAGAGCCAGTACGTCGAGCGCGTCGTTGCAATCAACCGTGTTGCCAAGGTCGTGAAGGGTGGTCGTCGCTTCAGCTTCACCGCCCTCGTGGTCGTCGGTGACGGCGACGGCCTGGTCGGCGTCGGCTACGGCAAGGCCAAGGAAGTTCCCGCGGCGATCGCCAAGGGTGTCGAGGAGGCGAAGAAGAACTTCTTCCGCGTCCCCCGCATCCAGGGCACGATCCCGCACCCGGTACAGGGTGAGAAGGCTGCCGGCGTGGTGTTCCTGCGCCCGGCCGCTCCCGGTACCGGTGTCATCGCCGGTGGTCCGGTGCGCGCCGTTCTCGAGTGCGCCGGCATCCACGACGTCCTCAGCAAGTCGCTGGGATCGTCGAACCAGATCAACATCGTGCACGCCACGGTTGCGGCGCTCCAGCTCCTGGAGATGCCCGAGACCGTTGCCGCACGTCGTGGTCTGCCTGTTGAGCACGTCGCCCCGGCGGCACTGCTCAAGGCCCAGGCTGAGGGCGAGGCCACTGCGGCCGCGTCCAAGGCTGCACCTGAGGCGGTGACGGCCTGA
- a CDS encoding adenylate kinase: MRLLIMGPPGAGKGTQATAVAEHFGVPAISTGDIFRANVAQGTPLGVEAKRYMDAGEYVPDEVTNNMVRNRIADPDADAGFLLDGYPRTLAQVTELDGMIEETGHKLDAVLVLTVDQEAVIGRLLKRAEIEGRADDNEDVIRRRLEVYGEETEPLIASYSERGLVVSVDGMGDVEEVQQRIFAALDDIDQS, from the coding sequence TTGAGGCTTCTGATCATGGGTCCCCCCGGGGCCGGCAAGGGCACACAGGCCACGGCGGTGGCGGAGCACTTCGGTGTTCCGGCGATCTCGACCGGTGACATCTTCCGCGCCAACGTTGCGCAGGGCACCCCGCTGGGTGTCGAGGCGAAGCGGTACATGGACGCCGGGGAGTACGTGCCCGACGAAGTCACCAACAACATGGTGCGCAACCGGATCGCCGACCCGGACGCCGACGCCGGCTTCCTGCTGGACGGCTACCCGCGCACCCTGGCCCAGGTCACCGAGCTCGACGGCATGATCGAGGAGACGGGCCACAAGCTCGACGCCGTCCTCGTGCTGACCGTTGACCAGGAGGCCGTCATCGGTCGCCTGCTCAAGCGCGCCGAGATCGAAGGTCGCGCCGACGACAACGAGGACGTCATTCGACGCCGCCTCGAGGTCTACGGCGAGGAGACCGAGCCTCTCATCGCGTCCTACAGCGAGCGTGGCCTGGTCGTCTCCGTCGACGGCATGGGCGATGTCGAAGAGGTCCAGCAGCGGATCTTTGCCGCGCTGGACGACATCGACCAGAGCTGA
- the rplR gene encoding 50S ribosomal protein L18 — protein MAITLKHQRNLSARASSRLRRQIRGRKKISGTAARPRLVVTRSTKHITAQVVDDLVGKTLVSASTLEGDLRSLAGDKTAKAKKVGELVAARAKELGVESVVFDRSGNKYHGRIAALADGAREGGLTF, from the coding sequence ATGGCGATCACTCTGAAGCACCAGCGGAACCTCTCTGCGCGCGCATCCTCACGGTTGCGTCGCCAGATCCGGGGCCGCAAGAAGATTTCCGGCACTGCCGCGCGTCCGCGCCTGGTGGTCACCCGGTCGACGAAGCACATCACCGCCCAGGTCGTCGACGACCTGGTCGGAAAGACCCTGGTCTCTGCCTCGACTCTCGAGGGCGACCTGCGTTCCCTCGCGGGCGACAAGACGGCCAAGGCCAAGAAGGTCGGCGAGCTTGTCGCCGCCCGCGCCAAGGAACTCGGCGTTGAGTCGGTCGTCTTCGACCGGTCCGGCAACAAGTATCACGGCCGCATTGCGGCCCTGGCTGATGGCGCCCGCGAGGGCGGCCTGACCTTCTGA
- the secY gene encoding preprotein translocase subunit SecY: protein MLSAFVNAFRTPDLRRKLLFVLLIIVIFRAGSQIPAPGVNVANVEKCIDVVQEGSNASLYSLVNLFSGGALLQLTIFALGIMPYITASIILQLLVVVIPRLEALKKEGQAGQTKITQYTRYLTLGLAVLQATGIVALARTGNLLQGCDSTLYPLLHSDNTKTFLVLVVTMTAGTAVIMWLGELITERGVGNGMSILIFTQVVATFPAGLWAVKISQGWWTFGIVIVIGLVIVAAVIFIEQAQRRIPVQYARRMVGRKMFGGSSTYIPLKVNQAGIIPVIFASSLLYLPAMAVQFNQENPNQVIRYVNEYLVDQGHPVHMAAYFLLIIFFTYFYVSITFNPQEVADNMKKYGGFIPGIRAGKPTQDYLSYVLSRITLPGALYLGLISLVPLIAFVLIDANQNFPFGGTSILIMVGVALDTVKQIESQLQQRNYEGFLR, encoded by the coding sequence GTGCTCAGCGCGTTCGTGAACGCCTTCCGGACCCCGGACCTTCGGCGCAAACTGCTGTTCGTCCTGTTGATCATCGTGATCTTCCGGGCCGGCTCGCAGATCCCCGCCCCCGGCGTCAATGTGGCCAACGTCGAGAAGTGCATCGACGTCGTTCAGGAGGGCAGCAACGCCAGCCTGTACAGCCTGGTGAACCTCTTCTCCGGCGGGGCCCTGCTCCAGCTCACCATTTTCGCGCTGGGCATCATGCCCTACATCACCGCGAGCATCATCTTGCAGTTGCTCGTCGTCGTGATCCCGCGCCTCGAGGCCCTCAAGAAGGAGGGTCAGGCCGGTCAGACGAAGATCACGCAGTACACGCGCTACCTGACGCTCGGTCTTGCGGTGCTGCAGGCGACGGGCATCGTCGCGCTCGCGCGCACCGGCAACCTTCTCCAAGGGTGCGACAGCACGTTGTATCCACTGCTGCACAGCGACAACACCAAGACCTTCCTCGTCCTGGTCGTCACCATGACCGCGGGCACCGCAGTGATCATGTGGCTCGGTGAGCTGATCACCGAACGGGGTGTCGGCAACGGCATGTCGATCCTGATCTTCACCCAGGTCGTGGCGACCTTCCCGGCCGGACTCTGGGCCGTGAAGATCAGCCAGGGTTGGTGGACGTTCGGCATCGTGATCGTCATTGGTCTGGTGATCGTGGCCGCGGTCATCTTCATCGAACAGGCCCAGCGCCGGATTCCGGTGCAGTACGCCCGACGAATGGTCGGCCGCAAGATGTTCGGCGGCAGTTCCACCTACATCCCGCTCAAGGTGAACCAGGCCGGCATCATCCCGGTCATCTTCGCCTCCTCGCTGCTCTACCTGCCGGCGATGGCGGTCCAGTTCAACCAGGAGAACCCGAATCAGGTCATCCGGTACGTCAACGAATACCTCGTTGACCAGGGTCACCCGGTGCACATGGCGGCGTACTTCCTGCTGATCATCTTCTTCACCTACTTCTACGTGTCGATCACCTTCAACCCTCAAGAGGTGGCCGACAACATGAAGAAGTACGGCGGCTTCATCCCCGGGATCCGGGCGGGCAAGCCGACGCAGGACTACCTGTCCTACGTTCTGTCCCGCATCACGCTGCCGGGCGCTCTCTACCTGGGTCTGATCTCGCTCGTACCGCTGATCGCGTTCGTGCTGATTGACGCCAACCAGAACTTCCCGTTCGGTGGTACCTCCATTCTGATCATGGTCGGTGTCGCCCTCGATACGGTGAAGCAGATCGAGAGCCAGCTCCAGCAGCGCAACTATGAAGGATTCCTGCGTTGA
- the rpmD gene encoding 50S ribosomal protein L30 — MAQLKVQQTKSKIGAKFNQRETLRSLGLKRIGDVVIKEDRPEIRGMVHTVRHMVTVEVVGGE, encoded by the coding sequence ATGGCACAGCTGAAGGTCCAGCAGACCAAGTCGAAGATCGGCGCCAAGTTCAACCAGCGTGAAACGCTGCGGAGCCTTGGCCTCAAGCGGATCGGCGACGTCGTGATCAAGGAGGACCGTCCCGAGATCCGGGGCATGGTCCACACCGTCCGTCACATGGTGACGGTCGAGGTCGTCGGAGGCGAGTGA
- a CDS encoding TerC family protein, which translates to MDVTTLEWTITIVATIGVLLFDIIVIARDPHEPTMKECAVALSFYIGAALAFGLFIWLHHGHDYGIEFYTGWLTEYSLSIDNLFVFIILMAALKVPRKYQQEALLVGIVLALIFRGIFIALGYTLIENFSWVFYIFGAFLVYTAFKLVKSYGSHEDEHPEDNAVVSFARKHLNVGEEYRGLRLWYTENGVRFVSPILIVIIALGVTDILFALDSIPAIFGITQEPYLVFTANVFALMGLRQLYFLLGGLLQKLVYLSLGLAFILAFIGVKLVLHALHENELSFINDGHGVHGAPEISSLFSLGVIIVTLIVTGVASLWRANRDEKAAPAVPAAVNDVDDTPGPDWR; encoded by the coding sequence ATGGATGTGACCACCCTCGAGTGGACGATCACGATCGTCGCCACGATCGGTGTCCTGCTCTTCGACATCATCGTGATCGCGCGCGATCCCCACGAGCCGACGATGAAGGAGTGCGCGGTCGCGCTCTCGTTCTACATCGGCGCGGCGCTCGCCTTCGGCCTGTTCATCTGGCTGCACCACGGCCACGACTACGGCATCGAGTTCTACACCGGCTGGTTGACCGAGTACTCCCTGTCGATCGACAACCTGTTCGTCTTCATCATCTTGATGGCGGCGCTCAAGGTGCCCAGGAAGTACCAGCAGGAGGCGTTGCTCGTCGGCATCGTGCTGGCCCTGATCTTCCGCGGCATCTTCATCGCGCTCGGCTACACGCTCATCGAGAACTTCAGCTGGGTCTTCTACATCTTCGGCGCGTTCCTGGTCTACACGGCCTTCAAGCTCGTGAAGTCCTACGGCAGCCACGAGGACGAGCACCCCGAGGACAACGCGGTCGTCTCCTTCGCCCGCAAGCACCTGAACGTCGGCGAGGAGTACCGCGGCCTGCGCCTCTGGTATACCGAGAACGGCGTGCGCTTCGTGTCCCCGATCCTGATCGTCATCATTGCGCTCGGTGTCACCGACATCCTGTTCGCGCTGGACTCGATTCCCGCGATCTTCGGCATCACCCAGGAGCCGTACCTCGTGTTCACGGCCAACGTGTTCGCGCTGATGGGCCTGCGCCAGTTGTACTTCCTGCTCGGTGGCCTGCTGCAGAAGCTCGTCTACCTGTCGCTGGGCCTGGCGTTCATCCTCGCCTTCATCGGCGTGAAGCTGGTCCTGCACGCCCTGCACGAGAACGAGCTGTCCTTCATCAACGACGGGCACGGCGTGCACGGTGCGCCCGAGATCTCGTCGCTGTTCAGCCTCGGCGTGATCATCGTGACGCTCATCGTCACCGGGGTCGCCAGCCTGTGGCGCGCGAACCGCGACGAGAAGGCCGCGCCTGCTGTTCCCGCCGCGGTCAACGACGTCGACGACACCCCGGGTCCCGACTGGCGCTAG
- a CDS encoding isochorismate synthase: MARDPITPAALAARPFLFASGEEAYVASRVLHTWTTPDGADVGWADDVVAALAPGERALCALSFAAGAPGLAHQVVGAEHALQRPTVPLAVDRTYQVTEFPTADEYAAMVEKALVKIADGWLHKVVLGRCLDVVSSPPLVPAEIIDRLLQTRPGRYVFSVPLVSDDAAPADGPILVGASPELLVRRDGLDISCTPLAGSVPRSADAAEDAARAAGLRESAKDLAEHAFVVEAIVHALKEVCVEIEYPATPELLSTDTVWHLATPIRARLAAGAEGPSALRLAQLLHPTPAVGGVPTAAANAVIADLEGDLRDWFAGCVGWVDGNGDGEFAVTIRAAVIDGDRLRLFAGAGIVTGSDPASEVRETGAKLATMARVSGLAVD; the protein is encoded by the coding sequence ATGGCGCGGGACCCGATCACACCTGCGGCCCTCGCCGCCCGGCCCTTCCTCTTCGCCTCCGGCGAGGAGGCGTACGTCGCCAGCCGGGTGTTGCACACGTGGACCACGCCTGACGGGGCTGATGTCGGTTGGGCCGACGACGTGGTTGCGGCCCTGGCGCCGGGGGAGCGGGCGCTGTGCGCGCTGTCCTTCGCCGCGGGCGCTCCGGGTCTTGCGCACCAGGTGGTGGGCGCCGAGCACGCGTTGCAACGGCCGACGGTTCCGCTGGCGGTGGACCGGACCTACCAGGTCACCGAGTTCCCGACGGCCGATGAGTATGCGGCCATGGTCGAGAAGGCGCTGGTCAAGATCGCTGACGGCTGGCTCCACAAGGTGGTGCTCGGCCGCTGCCTCGATGTGGTCAGTTCGCCGCCGTTGGTGCCTGCCGAGATCATCGACCGCCTGCTGCAGACGCGCCCGGGACGCTATGTCTTCAGTGTCCCGCTGGTGAGCGACGATGCGGCCCCTGCCGACGGCCCGATCCTGGTCGGCGCGAGTCCCGAACTGCTGGTGCGCCGCGACGGCCTCGACATCTCTTGCACTCCGCTGGCCGGTTCCGTGCCGCGCTCCGCCGACGCAGCCGAGGACGCGGCGCGTGCCGCGGGTCTGCGGGAGTCGGCCAAGGACCTCGCCGAGCACGCGTTCGTCGTCGAGGCGATCGTGCACGCACTCAAGGAGGTGTGCGTCGAGATCGAGTACCCCGCCACCCCGGAGCTGCTCTCGACCGACACTGTCTGGCACCTCGCCACCCCGATCCGTGCCCGCCTCGCGGCCGGCGCGGAGGGCCCCAGCGCACTGCGCCTGGCCCAGCTCCTGCATCCGACGCCCGCCGTGGGCGGCGTACCCACTGCTGCCGCCAACGCCGTGATCGCGGACCTCGAAGGCGACCTGCGCGACTGGTTCGCCGGATGCGTCGGCTGGGTCGATGGCAACGGTGACGGCGAGTTCGCTGTGACGATCCGCGCCGCCGTGATCGACGGCGATCGGTTGCGCCTGTTCGCCGGGGCGGGCATCGTGACGGGGTCAGACCCCGCTTCCGAGGTGCGTGAGACCGGTGCCAAGCTCGCCACCATGGCGCGGGTCAGCGGTCTCGCGGTGGATTAG
- a CDS encoding FHA domain-containing protein — protein MDRLQVQWSGTTRTFEGPRVVIGRELDCDVPVTDGRASRHHAIIQVEDGVWVVVDSSSNGTFVSGQRINRLPLQGAPVSLNVGGPAGEAVVVTVLAQQGPVPPAYQQPRVQAPPPYQPPVQSSRPVPTPQPTPQPNPQPAQLGGEFWKNLPPPQVPASGAPVDAWRPVGVLPPGQLPHGHSVVLPAQVQAGRSLSIGRDHANDIVLDDALVSRRHARLDPPTATSLAVLHDLGSFNGTFVNGHRLQGAVQLPVGSEVIVGNQTFRWDGHQLVASATAHEFTLYADGLTQVVAGGKRLIENISFKLEPRSLTAVIGPSGAGKSTLLGALTGLKPASHGRVIWQGHDLYQHYDQLRFQIGLVPQQDILHPQLKVRQGLRYAAQLRLPPDTTAQEWDARVNHVANQLQLVQRMENRIGTQLSGGQRKRVSIATELLTAPPLLFLDEPTSGLDPGLDLEVMRQLRSLADDGRVVMVVTHSVLALDVCDNVLVLAPGGRIAYFGPPDGVLAHFGKTNYPEVFDLLDDPDLWSRIPVPQHAVDTSSVPRQSHAGSVPAPPRQSVSRQLSTLIKRNLAVVFADKLLLGMLILLPLILGGLSRLVPGSNGLSLDATARERTLPDGSVVESFATGEASQRLIVLIVAACLMGTALAIRELVGERPIFKREYAVGLSPGVYFISKVLVLGTAGFVQGLLVTFLATVGLPGADGDVGTLRVGIAIASLTFTMVVIGLALSALVTSTEQTMPALVGMVMVQLVLSGALFEIAGRVLLEPIAWLSPSRWGYAAAASAMDFTRETEGTDKEDWIALGGGGHYLMDLMVLGLLCLLALGAGLLLAKRSATSDD, from the coding sequence GTGGACCGACTCCAGGTGCAGTGGTCCGGTACCACCCGGACCTTCGAAGGCCCCCGCGTCGTCATCGGGCGTGAGCTCGACTGCGACGTACCGGTCACGGACGGGCGCGCCTCGCGACACCACGCCATCATCCAGGTCGAGGACGGCGTGTGGGTGGTCGTCGACTCCAGCAGCAACGGAACCTTCGTCTCCGGGCAGCGGATCAACCGACTTCCGCTGCAAGGCGCCCCGGTCAGCCTGAACGTGGGTGGCCCAGCGGGTGAGGCCGTCGTCGTCACGGTGTTGGCCCAGCAGGGCCCCGTGCCCCCGGCGTACCAACAGCCGCGGGTGCAGGCGCCGCCGCCGTACCAACCGCCGGTGCAGTCCTCCCGGCCCGTGCCGACCCCGCAGCCAACCCCGCAGCCCAACCCGCAGCCGGCGCAGCTCGGCGGCGAGTTCTGGAAGAACCTCCCGCCGCCGCAGGTGCCTGCGAGTGGTGCGCCGGTGGATGCTTGGCGACCCGTGGGCGTGCTGCCTCCGGGACAGCTCCCGCACGGACACTCCGTCGTCCTGCCCGCCCAGGTCCAGGCCGGGCGGTCGCTGAGCATCGGGCGCGACCACGCCAACGACATCGTGCTCGACGACGCGCTGGTCAGCCGGCGGCATGCGCGACTCGACCCGCCGACGGCGACGAGCCTGGCGGTGCTGCACGACCTGGGCTCGTTCAACGGCACCTTCGTCAACGGTCATCGCTTGCAGGGCGCCGTCCAGCTCCCGGTCGGTTCCGAGGTCATCGTCGGCAACCAGACCTTCCGTTGGGACGGCCACCAACTGGTCGCCTCGGCGACCGCCCACGAGTTCACGCTGTACGCCGACGGCCTCACCCAGGTCGTGGCCGGCGGCAAGCGCCTGATCGAGAACATCTCGTTCAAGCTCGAGCCACGCAGCCTGACCGCCGTCATCGGGCCGTCGGGTGCCGGCAAGTCCACCCTGCTGGGCGCGCTGACCGGTCTCAAGCCGGCCAGCCACGGTCGCGTCATCTGGCAGGGGCACGACCTCTACCAGCACTACGACCAGCTGCGCTTCCAGATCGGTCTGGTGCCGCAACAGGACATCCTGCATCCGCAACTCAAGGTCCGACAGGGGCTGCGGTACGCGGCCCAGCTGCGGCTCCCGCCGGACACCACGGCGCAGGAGTGGGACGCGCGGGTCAACCACGTCGCGAACCAGCTCCAGCTGGTGCAGCGGATGGAGAACCGGATCGGCACCCAGCTCTCGGGTGGCCAGCGCAAGCGGGTCTCGATCGCGACCGAACTGCTCACCGCACCGCCGCTCCTGTTCCTCGACGAGCCGACGTCGGGCCTGGATCCGGGGCTGGACCTCGAGGTCATGCGGCAGCTGCGCAGCCTCGCCGACGACGGTCGCGTCGTGATGGTGGTGACGCACTCGGTGCTCGCCCTCGACGTGTGCGACAACGTCCTGGTCCTCGCGCCCGGCGGCCGGATCGCGTACTTCGGCCCACCGGACGGCGTACTCGCCCACTTCGGGAAGACGAACTATCCCGAGGTGTTCGACCTCCTCGACGACCCCGACCTGTGGAGCCGGATCCCGGTGCCGCAGCACGCGGTCGACACGTCGTCGGTCCCGCGGCAGTCGCACGCGGGCTCGGTGCCCGCCCCGCCGCGCCAGTCCGTGTCGCGTCAGTTGTCGACCCTGATCAAGCGCAACCTGGCGGTCGTGTTCGCCGACAAGCTCCTGCTGGGCATGTTGATCCTGTTGCCCCTGATCCTCGGTGGGCTCAGTCGTCTCGTTCCCGGCAGCAATGGCCTGTCCCTCGACGCGACGGCAAGGGAACGGACCCTTCCCGACGGGTCGGTGGTCGAGTCGTTCGCAACCGGTGAGGCCTCCCAACGGCTGATCGTGCTGATCGTCGCCGCCTGCCTGATGGGCACGGCGCTCGCGATTCGCGAACTCGTGGGGGAGCGGCCGATCTTCAAGCGCGAGTACGCCGTCGGCCTCTCGCCCGGCGTCTACTTCATCAGCAAGGTGCTGGTCCTCGGTACGGCCGGCTTCGTCCAGGGCCTGCTGGTCACGTTCCTCGCCACGGTCGGACTGCCGGGTGCCGACGGCGACGTGGGCACCCTTCGGGTCGGTATCGCCATCGCGTCGCTGACCTTCACGATGGTGGTCATCGGTCTCGCACTGTCCGCGCTGGTCACCAGCACGGAGCAGACGATGCCCGCGCTGGTCGGCATGGTGATGGTCCAGTTGGTGCTCTCGGGCGCGTTGTTCGAGATCGCCGGCCGCGTCCTGCTCGAGCCGATCGCGTGGCTGTCGCCGTCGCGTTGGGGGTACGCCGCCGCGGCCTCCGCGATGGACTTCACCCGCGAGACCGAAGGCACCGACAAGGAGGACTGGATCGCCCTCGGCGGTGGCGGTCACTACCTGATGGACCTGATGGTGCTCGGGTTGTTGTGCCTCCTCGCGCTCGGCGCCGGGCTGCTCCTGGCCAAGCGCAGCGCCACCTCCGACGACTGA
- a CDS encoding DUF4190 domain-containing protein encodes MVSQFCGTCGAPNSGTPFCPGCGTRHDVEASTATVLRSALKVAVAPPPPPPPPAAAFAPASPAYSPSLPHAVDATPVVGAIALIALATLGVFSAVVPDLALPGNNIAISTTFELISFGCAAALLGVLARRDRPAVLLVLLVAAGYVLALLLWFGLFGRTWLADGIAFWASGPIGNRLPRALIVVLLILGTSVVGYLAARMTRRAPRGAAAILAGILATVVVGLAIAFDVLFQNVNSIIATVVPVAACTITGLLGALVAVLLPATTQRAPMQAWPSAVGSVAVPTGPTALRTNTFAILALVFGLLGGLLAIPLGHIARSQIRRTGEGGAGMATAGLVLGYLALVLWAALVTFLVIAYNSI; translated from the coding sequence ATGGTTTCTCAGTTCTGCGGCACCTGCGGTGCACCCAACAGCGGTACGCCGTTCTGTCCGGGCTGCGGCACCCGGCACGACGTCGAGGCCAGCACGGCCACGGTTCTGCGGTCTGCGCTGAAGGTCGCTGTCGCCCCTCCGCCCCCTCCCCCGCCGCCCGCGGCCGCCTTCGCGCCAGCGTCGCCCGCATACTCACCGTCATTGCCACACGCGGTCGATGCCACGCCGGTCGTGGGCGCCATCGCACTGATCGCCCTCGCGACGCTCGGTGTTTTCTCCGCCGTGGTGCCTGATTTGGCCCTCCCCGGCAACAACATCGCCATCAGCACCACGTTTGAACTGATCTCCTTCGGATGCGCCGCCGCCCTGTTGGGCGTCCTCGCGCGCCGAGATCGCCCAGCGGTATTGCTCGTCCTGCTCGTGGCGGCCGGATACGTCCTGGCACTTCTCCTGTGGTTCGGTCTGTTCGGACGAACCTGGCTGGCAGACGGCATCGCCTTCTGGGCGTCGGGGCCAATCGGTAACCGCCTACCCCGTGCACTGATCGTGGTCCTCCTGATTCTCGGAACGTCAGTCGTCGGCTACCTCGCCGCGCGGATGACTCGACGTGCTCCCCGCGGAGCAGCCGCAATCCTTGCCGGAATCCTCGCCACCGTCGTGGTCGGACTGGCCATCGCCTTTGACGTTCTCTTCCAGAACGTCAACTCCATCATTGCGACGGTCGTTCCTGTTGCGGCTTGCACGATCACCGGACTCCTCGGGGCCCTGGTGGCCGTCCTCTTGCCGGCAACGACACAACGAGCCCCGATGCAGGCATGGCCCTCAGCCGTCGGTTCGGTAGCCGTGCCGACAGGACCAACGGCCCTGCGCACCAACACGTTCGCCATCCTCGCCCTGGTGTTCGGACTCCTGGGCGGCCTCCTGGCCATCCCGCTCGGCCACATCGCGCGCTCGCAGATCCGCCGGACGGGCGAGGGCGGCGCCGGGATGGCGACGGCCGGACTCGTACTCGGCTACCTGGCCCTCGTGCTCTGGGCGGCGCTGGTGACGTTCCTCGTGATCGCCTACAACTCCATCTGA
- the map gene encoding type I methionyl aminopeptidase, whose protein sequence is MLFDHRIEIKSPDQVRAMRVAGLVVGRTLSLLRDAVRPGVTTGELDALAEQSIREQGGIPSFLGYGVPPFPASICASVNDEVVHGIPGGRVLVDGDAISIDCGAIVQGWHGDAAITVAVGDVRPEVATLMDVTEESLWRGLAAARVGGRVGDISAAVEAYVLSRGNYGIVDGYTGHGIGTEMHMEPDVPNRGRAGRGPRLKQGTALAVEPMITLGSDDTDIADDEWTVVTSDGRWAAHYEHTFALTDSGVWVLTAEDGGKARLEALGVPYGGED, encoded by the coding sequence GTGCTGTTCGACCACCGGATCGAGATCAAGAGCCCCGATCAGGTCCGGGCGATGCGTGTGGCCGGCCTCGTGGTCGGCCGCACCCTGAGCCTGCTGCGCGACGCCGTACGTCCGGGCGTCACGACGGGTGAACTGGATGCGCTCGCGGAGCAGAGCATCCGCGAGCAGGGCGGCATTCCGTCGTTCCTCGGGTACGGCGTCCCGCCCTTCCCCGCGAGCATCTGCGCCTCCGTGAACGACGAAGTCGTCCACGGGATCCCGGGCGGCCGGGTCCTGGTCGACGGCGACGCCATCTCCATCGACTGCGGCGCGATCGTCCAGGGCTGGCACGGCGACGCGGCGATCACGGTGGCCGTGGGCGACGTCAGGCCCGAGGTCGCGACCCTGATGGACGTGACCGAGGAATCCCTGTGGCGTGGTCTCGCGGCAGCCCGCGTCGGTGGCCGGGTGGGAGACATCTCCGCCGCGGTCGAGGCCTACGTCCTGAGCCGGGGCAACTACGGCATCGTCGATGGCTACACCGGTCACGGCATCGGCACCGAGATGCACATGGAGCCGGACGTTCCGAACCGTGGCCGCGCGGGCCGTGGACCACGTCTCAAGCAGGGCACCGCGCTGGCGGTCGAGCCGATGATCACCCTCGGCTCCGACGACACCGACATCGCTGACGACGAGTGGACCGTGGTCACTTCGGACGGCCGGTGGGCCGCCCACTACGAACACACCTTCGCCCTCACCGACTCGGGCGTGTGGGTGCTGACCGCCGAGGACGGTGGCAAGGCCCGCCTCGAGGCGCTCGGCGTGCCCTACGGCGGCGAGGACTGA
- the rplO gene encoding 50S ribosomal protein L15 has translation MTPLKLHHLRPAPGAKTAKTRVGRGEGSKGKTSGRGTKGTKARYQVPVAFEGGQMPIHMRLPKLRGFRNPFKVTFQVVNLDKISALFPEGGDVTPETLVARGAVRKGLPVKVLGQGELTVKVSVSAEAFSTSAKDKIESAGGTVTVL, from the coding sequence ATGACCCCGCTCAAGTTGCACCACCTGCGCCCCGCGCCGGGTGCGAAGACTGCCAAGACCCGTGTTGGTCGTGGTGAAGGATCCAAGGGCAAGACCTCGGGTCGTGGTACCAAGGGCACCAAGGCCCGTTACCAGGTCCCGGTCGCGTTCGAGGGTGGGCAGATGCCCATCCACATGCGGCTCCCGAAGCTTCGCGGCTTCCGGAACCCGTTCAAGGTGACCTTCCAGGTCGTCAACCTCGACAAGATCAGCGCACTGTTCCCCGAGGGTGGCGACGTCACCCCGGAGACGCTCGTTGCTCGGGGCGCGGTCCGCAAGGGCCTGCCCGTCAAGGTGCTCGGCCAGGGCGAGCTCACTGTCAAGGTTTCGGTGAGCGCTGAGGCGTTCTCCACCTCGGCCAAGGACAAGATCGAGAGCGCCGGCGGGACCGTCACGGTTCTGTGA